Proteins found in one Streptomyces pactum genomic segment:
- a CDS encoding AAA family ATPase: MSFFATADEVAPRLASAGYLTSPAVATTVFLADRLGKPLLVEGPAGVGKTELAKAVAEVAGARLVRLQCYEGIDEARALYEWNHAKQLLRISAGRDEGWDRARTDIFGEEFLLPRPLLAAIRHDGPAVLLIDEIDKADAEVEALLLEVLSDFQVTVPELGTITATRRPFVVLTSNADRELSEALRRRCLFLHIDFPDEELERRIVTARVPGLDAALARSVVRVVGALRAMDLRKAPSVAETVDWARTLLALGAGSLDGTVVRESLGVILKHRQDIEKAAAELDLDAV; the protein is encoded by the coding sequence TTGTCCTTCTTCGCGACGGCGGACGAGGTCGCCCCGCGCCTCGCGTCCGCCGGCTACCTCACCTCGCCCGCGGTGGCCACCACCGTCTTCCTCGCCGACCGGCTGGGCAAGCCGCTCCTGGTGGAGGGGCCGGCCGGGGTCGGCAAGACCGAGCTGGCGAAGGCGGTCGCCGAGGTGGCCGGGGCCCGGCTGGTGCGCCTGCAGTGCTACGAGGGCATCGACGAGGCCCGCGCGCTGTACGAGTGGAACCACGCCAAGCAGCTGCTGCGGATCAGCGCCGGGCGGGACGAGGGCTGGGACCGGGCCCGGACCGACATCTTCGGCGAGGAGTTCCTGCTGCCCCGGCCGCTGCTCGCCGCCATCCGGCACGACGGCCCCGCCGTACTGCTCATCGACGAGATCGACAAGGCGGACGCCGAGGTGGAGGCGCTGCTGCTGGAGGTGCTGAGCGACTTCCAGGTCACCGTGCCGGAGCTGGGCACGATCACCGCGACCCGCCGGCCGTTCGTGGTCCTCACCTCCAACGCCGACCGCGAGCTGTCCGAGGCGCTCCGCCGCCGCTGCCTGTTCCTGCACATCGACTTCCCCGACGAGGAGCTGGAGCGGCGGATCGTCACCGCCCGGGTGCCCGGGCTGGACGCCGCGCTGGCCCGGTCGGTGGTGCGGGTGGTGGGCGCGCTGCGGGCGATGGACCTGCGGAAGGCGCCGTCGGTGGCGGAGACCGTGGACTGGGCCCGTACGCTGCTCGCGCTGGGCGCCGGCTCGCTCGACGGGACGGTGG
- a CDS encoding D-alanyl-D-alanine carboxypeptidase family protein produces the protein MAAGAVTVPAQAAPAQSSVAGAATAKTAVAVPSITAKGGFVMNNGTGKTLYTKAADTRRSTGSTTKIMTARVVLAQPNLNLDAKVTVQKAYSDYIVANNYASSARLIVGDKVTVRQLLYGLMLPSGCDAAYALADKFGTGSTRAARVKSFIGKMNATAKSLGLKNTHFDSFDGIGRGNNYSTPRDLTKLASSAMKYSTFRTIVKTKSTKQKVTTKNGGYRYMEWKNTNPLLGSYSGATGVKTGSGPESKYCLVFSATRNGKTVIGTVLTSTSATSRASDAKKLLDYGFKK, from the coding sequence ATGGCTGCCGGGGCGGTCACCGTCCCCGCGCAAGCCGCGCCGGCCCAGTCTTCCGTGGCCGGGGCGGCCACGGCGAAGACGGCGGTGGCGGTTCCCTCGATCACCGCCAAGGGCGGGTTCGTGATGAACAACGGCACCGGCAAGACGCTTTACACCAAGGCGGCCGACACCCGCCGGTCCACCGGCTCCACCACCAAGATCATGACGGCCCGGGTCGTGCTGGCCCAGCCGAACCTCAACCTCGACGCCAAGGTCACGGTCCAGAAGGCGTACAGCGACTACATCGTCGCCAACAACTACGCCTCCTCGGCCCGGCTGATCGTCGGCGACAAGGTGACGGTGCGTCAGCTGCTGTACGGGCTGATGCTGCCGTCCGGCTGTGACGCGGCGTACGCGCTGGCCGACAAGTTCGGCACCGGTTCCACCCGGGCGGCGCGGGTGAAGTCGTTCATCGGCAAGATGAACGCCACGGCCAAGAGCCTGGGCCTGAAGAACACGCACTTCGACTCGTTCGACGGCATCGGGCGCGGCAACAACTACTCGACGCCGCGTGACCTGACGAAGCTCGCCAGCAGCGCGATGAAGTACTCCACGTTCCGGACGATCGTGAAGACGAAGTCCACCAAGCAGAAGGTGACCACCAAGAACGGTGGTTACCGCTACATGGAGTGGAAGAACACCAACCCGCTGCTGGGCAGCTACTCGGGAGCCACCGGGGTCAAGACCGGTTCCGGCCCGGAGTCGAAGTACTGCCTGGTCTTCTCCGCCACCCGTAACGGCAAGACCGTCATCGGCACGGTGCTGACCTCGACCTCGGCGACCAGCCGGGCGTCGGACGCCAAGAAGCTGCTGGACTACGGCTTCAAGAAGTAG
- a CDS encoding FAD/NAD(P)-binding protein, with protein sequence MLAVVGAGPRATGLLERIAANAPGLWPAERRLHIHLIDPHPPGPGRVWRRDQSPLLRMNSMAEDVTMFTDEASTVRGPVRPGPSLAEWAAQFSGDGPRYAPYAEPSDPEVLAELRALAPTDFPTRRVQSAYLEWVFRRALSELPPSVTVEWHRTTATAVTGPPDGPQRVRLADRSDPLTADLVVLAQGHLGAEPSGRHARLAAFARRHRRFHLPPEFSSDADLSGLRPGEDVILRGFGLAFVDLMVLLTEGRGGRYRTAPDGTLRYLPSGREPFLHVGSRRGVPYHAKTRYRLRGPRPPFPRHFGPDAVAALLARDRPLDLRTDLWPLMAKEIGFGHYHELFHGHPERTALGWPDFLAAFDRLPWYSAEMAALVASAVPDPADRLDLEALDRPLDGLSFPTPESFQDHLRDHIARDVARREDPAYSADLGAFLALLSVYGQLPPLVASGRLTARSVADGIDGWWHGFFSFLASGPPGFRLRQLLALSEAGVVRFLGGDLRVGTDEETGTFTATSPTVPGHTVTATALIEAYLPAPSLERTEDPLLRALHRGGELTEEVLSDATHTHRSGLLSVDPGDARVLDPGAGGPHPRRIALGAPTNSRAVAAFARPRTDSPGFRQNDAVARLLLRALAAGEFGAASPAGRPGAGVPRPAGPA encoded by the coding sequence GTGCTGGCCGTGGTGGGGGCCGGTCCGCGCGCCACCGGGCTGCTGGAGCGCATCGCCGCCAACGCCCCCGGACTGTGGCCCGCGGAACGGCGGCTGCACATCCATCTGATCGACCCGCACCCGCCCGGCCCCGGCCGGGTGTGGCGGCGGGACCAGTCGCCGCTGCTGCGGATGAACTCCATGGCCGAGGACGTCACCATGTTCACCGACGAGGCGTCCACCGTGCGGGGGCCGGTCCGGCCGGGGCCGTCCCTGGCCGAGTGGGCCGCCCAGTTCTCCGGGGACGGCCCGCGGTACGCCCCGTACGCGGAGCCGTCCGACCCGGAGGTCCTCGCCGAGCTGCGCGCGCTGGCCCCCACCGACTTCCCCACCCGGCGGGTGCAGAGCGCCTATCTGGAGTGGGTGTTCCGCAGGGCGCTGAGCGAACTGCCGCCCTCGGTCACCGTGGAGTGGCACCGCACCACCGCGACCGCGGTCACCGGCCCCCCGGACGGACCGCAGCGGGTGCGTCTGGCCGACCGGTCCGACCCGCTCACCGCGGACCTGGTCGTCCTGGCGCAAGGCCACCTGGGCGCCGAACCGAGCGGCCGGCACGCCCGGCTGGCGGCGTTCGCCCGCCGGCACCGCCGCTTCCACCTGCCCCCGGAGTTCTCCTCCGACGCGGACCTGTCCGGCCTGCGGCCCGGCGAGGACGTGATCCTGCGCGGGTTCGGGCTCGCCTTCGTCGATCTGATGGTGCTCCTCACCGAGGGGCGCGGCGGCCGCTACCGGACCGCGCCCGACGGCACCCTGCGCTATCTGCCGTCCGGACGGGAGCCGTTCCTCCACGTCGGCTCGCGGCGCGGGGTGCCGTACCACGCCAAGACCCGGTACCGGCTCCGCGGGCCGCGCCCGCCGTTCCCCCGCCACTTCGGCCCGGACGCCGTGGCGGCGCTGCTCGCCCGGGACCGGCCGCTGGACCTGCGGACCGATCTGTGGCCGCTGATGGCCAAGGAGATCGGCTTCGGCCACTACCACGAGCTGTTCCACGGGCACCCGGAACGCACCGCGCTCGGCTGGCCGGATTTCCTCGCCGCCTTCGACCGGCTGCCCTGGTACTCGGCGGAGATGGCCGCGCTGGTCGCCTCGGCGGTGCCCGACCCCGCCGACCGGCTGGACCTGGAGGCGCTGGACCGCCCGCTGGACGGGCTGTCCTTCCCCACCCCCGAGTCCTTCCAGGACCACCTGCGCGACCACATCGCCCGGGACGTCGCCCGCCGCGAGGACCCGGCGTACAGCGCCGACCTGGGCGCCTTCCTCGCCCTGCTCTCGGTCTACGGGCAGCTGCCGCCGCTGGTGGCCTCCGGGCGGCTGACCGCCCGCTCGGTCGCGGACGGCATCGACGGCTGGTGGCACGGCTTCTTCAGCTTCCTCGCCTCCGGTCCGCCCGGCTTCCGGCTGCGCCAGCTGCTCGCCCTGTCCGAGGCCGGTGTCGTCCGGTTCCTCGGCGGGGACCTGAGGGTGGGCACCGACGAGGAGACCGGCACCTTCACCGCGACCAGCCCCACCGTCCCCGGGCACACCGTCACGGCGACCGCGCTGATCGAGGCGTATCTGCCCGCGCCCTCCCTGGAGCGCACCGAGGATCCGCTGCTGCGCGCGCTGCACCGCGGCGGGGAGCTGACCGAGGAGGTGCTCTCGGACGCCACCCACACCCACCGCTCGGGGCTGCTCAGCGTCGATCCCGGCGACGCCCGGGTGCTGGACCCCGGCGCCGGCGGTCCGCACCCGCGGCGCATCGCGCTGGGCGCGCCCACCAACAGCCGTGCCGTGGCGGCCTTCGCCCGGCCGCGCACCGACTCCCCCGGCTTCCGGCAGAACGACGCGGTGGCCCGGCTGCTGCTCCGGGCGCTGGCCGCGGGCGAGTTCGGTGCGGCGTCACCGGCCGGGCGGCCGGGGGCCGGGGTGCCGCGGCCGGCCGGTCCGGCCTGA
- a CDS encoding amino acid ABC transporter permease, which yields MPPSLSRPPRRTALPALKTAHRHAAARPEPPSAPGPAREGGPPAPGDALPVVPRRHPGRWTAAVIALVLFALVVNSVVRNDAFQWDVVGDWFTTRAVLDGLLLTLWLTGAVMVLGFLLGTGLAVMRLSANPVLRSLSWGYVWIFRSTPLLVQLLFWFNIGALYPTLGVGLPFGGPDLFSVSTVNLLGPTLTAVIGMTLHEAAYAAEVVRGGILSVEPGQTEAAQALGLSRWRTLRRVVVPQAMRSIVPTAGNMLIGTLKGTSIVSVLAVHDLLYSVQLVYNQTYQVIPLLMVATLWYIAVTTVLSIGQFYVERYYARGSARALPPTPLQRLRRRLATVGGTPRRSPAAEVRPVPGGDR from the coding sequence ATGCCGCCGTCCCTGTCCCGCCCCCCCCGCCGCACCGCGCTCCCCGCCCTGAAGACGGCCCACCGTCACGCAGCGGCACGTCCGGAACCGCCGTCCGCGCCGGGCCCCGCGCGGGAGGGCGGACCGCCCGCCCCGGGCGACGCGCTGCCGGTCGTACCGCGCCGGCACCCCGGCCGCTGGACCGCCGCGGTGATCGCCCTGGTGCTCTTCGCGCTGGTGGTCAACTCGGTGGTGCGCAACGACGCGTTCCAGTGGGACGTGGTCGGCGACTGGTTCACCACCCGGGCGGTGCTGGACGGACTGCTGCTCACCCTCTGGCTGACCGGCGCGGTGATGGTGCTCGGTTTCCTGCTGGGCACCGGGCTGGCGGTGATGCGGCTGTCCGCCAACCCGGTGCTGCGCTCGCTGAGCTGGGGCTACGTCTGGATCTTCCGCTCCACCCCGCTGCTGGTGCAGCTGCTGTTCTGGTTCAACATCGGGGCGCTGTACCCGACGCTCGGCGTCGGTCTGCCGTTCGGCGGCCCGGACCTGTTCAGCGTGAGCACCGTGAACCTCCTGGGTCCCACCCTCACCGCGGTCATCGGGATGACGCTGCACGAGGCGGCCTACGCGGCCGAGGTGGTGCGCGGCGGCATCCTGTCGGTGGAGCCGGGGCAGACCGAGGCCGCCCAGGCACTGGGTCTGAGCCGATGGCGCACCCTGCGCCGGGTGGTCGTCCCGCAGGCGATGCGCTCCATCGTGCCCACCGCCGGGAACATGCTGATCGGCACCCTGAAGGGCACCAGCATCGTCAGCGTGCTGGCGGTGCACGACCTGCTGTACTCGGTGCAGCTGGTTTACAACCAGACCTACCAGGTGATCCCGCTGCTGATGGTCGCCACCCTGTGGTACATCGCGGTCACCACGGTGCTGAGTATCGGTCAGTTCTACGTCGAGCGGTACTACGCGCGCGGCAGTGCCCGCGCGCTCCCGCCGACCCCGCTGCAACGGCTGCGCCGGCGCCTGGCGACCGTGGGGGGCACGCCGCGCCGCTCCCCCGCCGCCGAGGTCCGCCCGGTCCCCGGTGGTGACCGGTGA
- a CDS encoding LLM class flavin-dependent oxidoreductase: MPVEFLGIAATNDGSETTVRSGLAFDKEYTLKLARAHEDHGWDRVLFAYGSGSPDPAPAAAYIATKLEKLQLLLAHRPNVSYPTFAAKTFATLDQISEGRLTVHFITGGNDHEQGREGDTLGKDERYARTEEYIRVVKKIWTTREPFDHEGEYYRFHDFVSDVFPHQQPRPGVSFGGSSPAAYRAGGAEADIYCLWGEPLDRTAEQIEAVRAAAAAAGRTEVPRFQVAFRPIIAPTEELAWEKAHRTLGAIRARQGRGEHPSPRHHDRPAPENTGSQRLVAIAEAGERYDRALWTATAAATRGAGNSNALVGTPETVAQALLDYYDLGIEILSARGYDLVDDAIDFGRYVIPIVREEVAKRDAARAADGGRTLAAVR; this comes from the coding sequence ATGCCTGTGGAGTTCCTCGGCATCGCCGCCACCAACGACGGCTCCGAGACCACCGTCCGCTCCGGCCTCGCCTTCGACAAGGAGTACACGCTCAAGCTGGCCCGGGCCCACGAGGACCACGGCTGGGACCGGGTGCTGTTCGCCTACGGCTCCGGCTCCCCCGACCCGGCGCCGGCCGCCGCGTACATCGCCACGAAGCTGGAGAAGCTGCAACTGCTCCTCGCCCACCGGCCCAACGTCTCCTACCCCACCTTCGCGGCCAAGACCTTCGCCACCCTCGACCAGATCAGCGAGGGCCGCCTGACCGTCCACTTCATCACCGGCGGCAACGACCACGAGCAGGGGCGGGAGGGCGACACCCTCGGCAAGGACGAGCGCTACGCCCGCACCGAGGAGTACATCCGCGTCGTCAAGAAGATCTGGACCACCCGCGAACCCTTCGACCACGAGGGCGAGTACTACCGCTTCCACGACTTCGTCAGCGACGTCTTCCCCCACCAGCAGCCCCGGCCCGGCGTCTCCTTCGGCGGCTCCTCCCCGGCGGCGTACCGGGCCGGCGGCGCCGAGGCGGACATCTACTGCCTGTGGGGCGAGCCGCTGGACCGCACCGCCGAGCAGATCGAGGCGGTCAGGGCCGCCGCCGCGGCCGCCGGCCGTACCGAGGTGCCGCGGTTCCAGGTCGCCTTCCGTCCCATCATCGCGCCGACCGAGGAACTGGCCTGGGAGAAGGCGCACCGCACCCTGGGGGCCATCCGCGCCCGCCAGGGACGCGGGGAACACCCCAGCCCCCGCCACCACGACCGGCCCGCCCCGGAGAACACCGGGTCCCAGCGCCTGGTCGCCATCGCCGAGGCCGGCGAACGCTACGACCGCGCGCTGTGGACCGCGACCGCCGCCGCCACCCGGGGCGCCGGCAACTCCAACGCCCTGGTCGGCACGCCCGAGACGGTCGCCCAGGCGCTGCTGGACTATTACGACCTCGGCATCGAGATCCTCTCCGCCCGCGGCTACGACCTGGTCGACGACGCCATCGACTTCGGCCGGTACGTCATCCCCATCGTCCGCGAGGAGGTCGCCAAGCGCGACGCGGCACGGGCCGCGGACGGCGGCCGGACCCTGGCGGCGGTGCGCTGA
- a CDS encoding GNAT family N-acetyltransferase encodes MTTLAQPPGPADLQVVAAAVTDPLVEPLLRELGHEYTTRYGSQAHQELARYPDEEFTPARGGALLLLLEDGAPVAGGAFRRYDAVTAELKRIWTHSGHRRRGLARRVVAELEREAAARGYRRVYLTTGPRQPEARGLYLATGYTPLFDTAADPETIGPLPFEKHLRPAAAPAPPARRGPAHHNPPPAPPPARVPERPPHP; translated from the coding sequence ATGACCACCCTCGCCCAGCCGCCCGGACCGGCGGACCTCCAGGTGGTGGCCGCCGCGGTCACCGACCCGCTGGTGGAGCCGCTGCTGCGGGAACTCGGCCACGAGTACACCACCCGCTACGGCAGCCAGGCCCACCAGGAGCTGGCCCGCTACCCGGACGAGGAGTTCACCCCCGCACGCGGCGGAGCGCTGCTGTTGCTGCTGGAGGACGGCGCCCCGGTCGCCGGCGGCGCGTTCCGCCGGTACGACGCGGTCACCGCCGAACTCAAGCGGATCTGGACCCACTCCGGCCACCGGCGGCGCGGCCTCGCCCGCCGGGTGGTGGCCGAACTCGAACGGGAGGCCGCCGCCCGCGGCTACCGGCGCGTGTACCTCACCACCGGCCCCCGTCAGCCGGAGGCGCGCGGACTGTACCTGGCCACCGGCTACACGCCCCTGTTCGACACCGCGGCCGACCCCGAGACGATCGGCCCGCTGCCCTTCGAGAAACACCTCCGTCCCGCCGCGGCCCCCGCACCCCCTGCCCGCCGCGGCCCCGCGCACCACAACCCCCCGCCGGCCCCGCCGCCGGCCCGCGTCCCCGAAAGGCCCCCGCACCCGTGA
- a CDS encoding ABC transporter substrate-binding protein translates to MLSGLTACGSGATGATAEGASPVPTGDPAAEVRKVDSIAALLPADVRAKGSLRVGTSTGTPPAAFYPGGSGREPVGQDIDITDAVAKVLGLQVRRQDASFESILPALGSGKYDVGTGNFGVTAERLKTIDFVTYIDDGQGFAVREGNTSLGKKVTDLTQLCGLTIGTGAGTTFETTLLKQRKVCAEAGKKPYEVKVFSDTGAVTTSLQQGRVDVVMSTINGLRHQAAQPAARTTFLGEYHRLDVGFAFAKGSPLTPAFRAAVNHLIKDGTYDRILRKWGTTASAIPESRINPPEQS, encoded by the coding sequence GTGCTGTCCGGGCTGACCGCCTGCGGGTCCGGCGCCACCGGCGCCACCGCGGAGGGCGCCTCCCCGGTGCCCACCGGCGACCCGGCGGCCGAGGTGCGGAAGGTGGACTCCATCGCCGCGCTGCTCCCCGCCGACGTCCGCGCCAAGGGCTCGCTGCGCGTGGGCACCTCCACCGGAACCCCGCCCGCCGCCTTCTACCCCGGCGGCTCCGGGCGGGAGCCGGTCGGCCAGGACATCGACATCACCGACGCGGTGGCGAAGGTCCTCGGCCTCCAGGTGCGGCGCCAGGACGCCTCCTTCGAGTCGATCCTGCCCGCCCTGGGCAGCGGCAAGTACGACGTGGGCACCGGCAACTTCGGCGTCACCGCCGAACGGCTGAAGACCATCGACTTCGTCACCTACATCGACGACGGCCAGGGCTTCGCGGTGCGCGAGGGCAACACCTCGCTGGGCAAGAAGGTCACCGACCTCACCCAGCTGTGCGGACTGACCATCGGCACCGGGGCCGGGACCACCTTCGAGACCACCCTGCTCAAACAGCGGAAGGTGTGCGCCGAGGCCGGCAAGAAGCCCTACGAGGTGAAGGTGTTCTCCGACACCGGGGCGGTCACCACCTCGCTGCAGCAGGGCCGTGTGGACGTGGTGATGTCCACCATCAACGGGCTGCGCCACCAGGCGGCCCAGCCCGCCGCCCGCACCACCTTCCTGGGCGAGTACCACCGCCTCGACGTGGGCTTCGCCTTCGCCAAGGGTTCCCCGCTCACCCCCGCCTTCCGCGCCGCCGTCAACCACCTGATCAAGGACGGGACGTACGACCGGATCCTCCGGAAGTGGGGCACCACCGCCTCCGCCATCCCCGAGTCGCGGATCAACCCGCCCGAGCAGAGCTGA
- a CDS encoding amino acid ABC transporter ATP-binding protein, translating to MNDVMVDLRGVHKSYGALEVLRGVDLTVRTGEVAVVLGPSGSGKSTLLRTINHLEKVNRGWISIDGELIGYRRHRDKLYELKEREILRQRTHIGFVFQDFNLFPHLTVLENLIEAPVAALRRPRKEAVATAGRLLERVGLSDKAGAYPRQLSGGQQQRVAIARALALEPKVLLFDEPTSALDPELVGEVLDVIKDLARSGTTMIVVTHEIGFAREVADTVVFMDGGVVVEQGPPSAVLDNPRHERTRAFLSKVL from the coding sequence ATGAACGACGTGATGGTGGACCTGCGCGGCGTCCACAAGAGCTACGGCGCGCTGGAGGTCCTGCGCGGCGTGGACCTGACGGTCCGCACCGGCGAGGTCGCGGTCGTCCTCGGCCCGTCCGGCTCCGGAAAGTCCACCCTGCTGCGCACCATCAACCACCTGGAGAAGGTGAACCGCGGCTGGATCAGCATCGACGGCGAGCTGATCGGCTACCGGCGGCACCGGGACAAGCTGTACGAACTCAAGGAGCGCGAGATCCTGCGGCAGCGCACCCACATCGGGTTCGTCTTCCAGGACTTCAACCTCTTCCCGCACCTGACCGTGCTGGAGAACCTGATCGAGGCCCCGGTGGCCGCCCTGCGCCGCCCCCGCAAGGAAGCGGTGGCGACCGCCGGCCGGCTGCTGGAGCGGGTGGGCCTGTCCGACAAGGCCGGCGCCTACCCCCGCCAGCTCTCCGGCGGCCAGCAGCAGCGGGTGGCCATCGCCCGCGCGCTCGCCCTGGAACCCAAGGTGCTGCTCTTCGACGAGCCGACCTCCGCGCTCGACCCGGAACTGGTCGGCGAGGTCCTCGACGTCATCAAGGACCTGGCCCGCAGCGGCACCACCATGATCGTCGTCACCCACGAGATCGGCTTCGCCCGCGAGGTCGCCGACACCGTGGTCTTCATGGACGGCGGCGTGGTGGTGGAGCAGGGCCCGCCGTCGGCCGTGCTGGACAACCCCCGGCACGAACGCACCCGCGCCTTCCTCTCCAAGGTCCTGTGA